A single region of the Serinus canaria isolate serCan28SL12 chromosome 1, serCan2020, whole genome shotgun sequence genome encodes:
- the NHLH2 gene encoding helix-loop-helix protein 2 yields the protein MMLSPDQAADSDHPSSAPSDPESLGGADAQALSCCVSDPEPAEGGGGEGRGGGGGGEGRGGGRPGLHPPPLSREEKRRRRRATAKYRSAHATRERIRVEAFNLAFAELRKLLPTLPPDKKLSKIEILRLAICYISYLNHVLDV from the coding sequence ATGATGCTTAGCCCGGACCAAGCTGCCGACTCCGACCACCCCTCCTCGGCGCCCTCCGACCCGGAGTCCCTGGGCGGCGCGGACGCCCAGGCGCTCAGCTGCTGCGTCTCCGACCCGGAGCCCGCCGAGGGCGGCGGCGGTGAGGgccgaggcggcggcggcggcggcgagggCCGCGGCGGGGGCCGGCCCGGGCTGCACCCGCCGCCGCTGAGCCGGGAGGAGAAGCGCCGGCGGCGCCGCGCCACGGCCAAGTACCGCTCGGCCCACGCCACGCGTGAGCGGATCCGCGTGGAGGCCTTCAACCTGGCCTTCGCCGAGCTGCGCaagctgctgcccaccctgcccccCGACAAGAAGCTCTCCAAGATCGAGATCCTGCGTCTCGCCATCTGCTACATCTCCTATCTCAACCACGTGCTGGACGTGTAG